The Candidatus Krumholzibacteriia bacterium DNA window CGCGGTCTCGAATTCCTGGACCTGATCCAGGAAGGCAACTCCGGCCTCATGCGGGCGGTGGACAAGTTCGACTACCGCAAGGGCTACAAGTTCTCCACCTACGCCACCTGGTGGATCCGCCAGGCCATCACCCGTGCCATCGCCGATCAGGCGCGCACCATCCGCGTCCCGGTGCACATGATCGAGGCGATCAACAAGGTGTCCCGGGCCTCGCGGGCGCTGGTGCAGGAGTACGGCAGAGAACCTACCGCCGAAGAGGTGGCGCGCAAGCTGCAAATGCCCGTGGACAAAGTGAAGGCAGTGATGAAGGCGAGCCTGGAGCCCATCTCCCTCGACCGTCCCATCGGCGAGGACGAGGACTCCAACCTGGGCGACTTCATCGAGGACACCTCGGCGGATTCACCGGCCCAATCGGCGGCGCACGCCATGCTCTCCGACCAGATGTCGAAGGTGCTGTCGACGCTGACCCGGCGCGAGGAGAAAGTGATCCGCCTGCGCTTCGGTCTCGGGGACGGCACGCCGCGCACTCTGGAAGAGGTGGGTTCGATCTTCCAGGTCACCCGCGAGCGCGTGCGGCAGATCGAAGCGAAGGCGCTGCGCAAGCTCATGCACCCGAGCCGGGCCCGCAAGCTCAAGGGCTACACCGACGTGGTGTGATGGGCTGGCCCCTCGCGCGCGGCCTGTGCTAGGCTGCGGCGGCGCCTGACGGTGGCGGGCCCATAGCACAACGGGTAGTGCAACCCGCTCATAACGGGCAGGTTCCAGGTTCGAGTCCTGGTGGGCCCACCAGGACGACTGGGGCGCGGATTCCGCGGGCGAATAGCTCAGCTGGACAGAGCGCTCGCCTCACACGCGAGAGGTCACAGGTTCAAATCCTGTTTCGCCCACCAGCTCAGGGCCCGATTCTCCGGATCGGGCCTTTCCTCTGACGGTCTTGAGGAGGGGCAGTGAGCGCGCCGAACGTGCTCGTCGAGCTGGCCCGCGAGGACGCCAAGCTGTACCAGCTGCGGCAGCAGATCGCTTCCTTGCCGCGGCGCCTGCAAGAACTGGAAGAGAAGCGCACCGGCCTGGAGCGGCAGCTGCAGGAGACCGAGGCCGTCTTCCGGCGCACGGAAGGCGAGCGGCGCAAGCTGGAGATGGAGCTGCAGGAGCTGCGGCAGAAGCGGGCCCGCAGCGAATCCCGCCAATCCGCGCTCACCAGCACCGAAGCGTACCAGGCCTTGGTGCGGGAGATGCAGCAGCAGGACAGCCGCATCGACGCCCTCGAATCCTCCTTGCTCGAAGCCATGGACCGGAGCACCCAGGCAGCGGCGCGGCGGGAGGCGGAGAAAGCGCGACTGGAAGCGGAGACGCTGCGGCTGGACGGCGTGCGGCGGCAGCTCGAGAGCGACTTGGCTTCGGCGCAGGCGGGGGTCGCAGCGCAGCAGCGTTTGCGTGACGGTTTGATCGGCGCTTTGGAGCCGAAGACACGCGCTCTCTACGAGCGCGTTCTGCGCGCCAAGGGGGACGCGGCCATCGCTCTGGTCGGCGAGCGCAAGTGCGGCATCTGCGCCGCCTTGCAACCGCCGCAGCTGTTGCAGGAGCTGCGCGGCGGTAGCGCCGCGAATCTCCGCACCTGCCAGAGCTGCGGGCGCATCCTCGTCTGGGATCCCGGCGTGCAGTCGCCCTCATGAGGCCCGCGGACAGCCAGCCCTCCCACCTCGGGCTCGACGAGTTCGTCCTCCAGTGCGACGGCGCTTCCCGCGGCAACCCCGGCCGCGCCGCCATCGGTTTCGTCCTCCTCGATGCGCAGGGCGAGGAGATCCTGGCGCATGGCGAGGTTCTGGGCGAAGGCATCACCAACAATGTGGCGGAGTACACCGCGCTGCTGCGCGGCCTCGAGGCCGCGGCGGCCCGCGGCGTGCGGCGCTTGCGCGCGCGACTGGACAGCGAGCTCGTGGTGCGTCAGGTGCGCGGCGAGTATCGTGTCCGCCATGCGGGACTGCAGGCGTTGCACCTCCTGGTGCGCGCGCGGCTTTCCGACTTCGCCAGCTTCCACATCGAGCACGTCCCGCGCGCGGCGAACCGCCGGGCCGACGCCCTTGCCAATGCAGCGCTGGACGCCCTAGACTCGCCCCGCAGACAGGAGAAACCGGCGACGTAGGAGAAGCGGCTCCGGTCGCAGCAGGTGTCTCCGGGAAACGAAGTCGCTCAGGTGGCCGCGGGCCCAGAGGGGTCCGAGGAAAGTCCGAGCTCCGCAGGGCAGGGTGCTGGGTAACGCCCAGGGGAAGCGATTCCACG harbors:
- a CDS encoding ribonuclease HI family protein, translating into MRPADSQPSHLGLDEFVLQCDGASRGNPGRAAIGFVLLDAQGEEILAHGEVLGEGITNNVAEYTALLRGLEAAAARGVRRLRARLDSELVVRQVRGEYRVRHAGLQALHLLVRARLSDFASFHIEHVPRAANRRADALANAALDALDSPRRQEKPAT